From one Neovison vison isolate M4711 chromosome 1, ASM_NN_V1, whole genome shotgun sequence genomic stretch:
- the C1QTNF3 gene encoding complement C1q tumor necrosis factor-related protein 3 isoform X2 yields MLGRQLVSWHLLALLFLPFCLCQDEYMESPQTGGLPPDCSKCCHGEYSFRGYQGPPGPPGPPGIPGNHGNNGNNGATGHEGAKGEKGDKGDLGPRGERGQHGPKGEKGYPGIPPELQIAFMASLATHFSNQNSGIIFSSVETNIGNFFDVMTGRFGAPVSGVYFFTFSMMKHEDVEEVYVYLMHNGNTVFSMYSYETKGKSDTSSNHAVLKLAKGDEVWLRMGNGALHGDHQRFSTFAGFLLFETK; encoded by the exons ATGCTCGGGAGGCAGCTCGTCTCCTGGCACCTGCTGGCTTTGCTTTTCCTCCCATTTTGCCTCTGTCAAGATGAGTACATGGAG TCTCCACAAACCGGAGGGCTGCCCCCAGACTGCAGCAAGTGTTGCCATGGAGAGTACAGTTTCCGAGGCTACCAAGGCCCCCCGGGGCCCCCTGGACCCCCTGGCATCCCAG GAAACCACGGGAACAATGGCAATAATGGAGCCACTGGCCATGAAGGGGCCAAAGGTGAGAAAGGAGACAAAGGTGACCTTGGGCCACGAGGTGAAAGAGGGCAGCATGGCCCCAAGGGAGAAAAGGGCTACCCGGGGATTCCTCCAGAACTGCAG ATTGCATTCATGGCTTCTCTGGCGACCCACTTCAGCAACCAGAATAGCGGGATCATCTTCAGCAGCGTGGAGACCAACATCGGAAACTTCTTTGATGTCATGACTGGTAGATTTGGGGCCCCGGTATCAG GTGTGTATTTCTTCACCTTCAGCATGATGAAGCACGAGGATGTTGAAGAAGTGTATGTGTACCTCATGCACAATGGCAATACAGTGTTCAGCATGTACAG cTATGAAACAAAGGGGAAGTCAGATACATCCAGCAACCATGCAGTACTGAAGCTGGCTAAAGGGGATGAGGTTTGGCTGAGAATGGGCAATGGCGCTCTTCATGGGGACCACCAGCGCTTCTCTACCTTTGCAGGCTTCCTCCTCTTTGAAACCAAGTGA
- the AMACR gene encoding alpha-methylacyl-CoA racemase isoform X2 has translation MALHGISVLELAGLAPGPYCGMVLADFGAQVVRVDRLGARRDLSFLSRGKRSLAVDLKRPQGAAVLRRLCARTDVVLEPFRHGVMEKLQLGPEVLRKENPKLIYARLSGFGQSGRFSRVAGHDINYLALSGGRKRISEFFSVEISKNRTVGTASRTELTRWWSTFLHNLQDSRWGVHGCWSVRAPVLQAADQR, from the exons ATGGCGCTGCACGGCATCTCGGTGCTAGAGCTGGCCGGCCTGGCCCCGGGCCCGTACTGCGGTATGGTCCTGGCGGACTTCGGGGCGCAAGTGGTGCGTGTGGACCGGCTGGGTGCCCGCAGGGACTTGAGCTTCTTGTCCCGGGGCAAGCGCTCCCTGGCAGTGGACCTGAAGCGGCCGCAGGGGGCGGCTGTGCTGCGGCGCTTGTGCGCCCGGACGGATGTGGTGCTGGAACCCTTCCGCCACG gtgtcatggagaaaCTCCAGCTAGGCCCAGAGGTTCTGCGGAAGGAGAATCCAAAGCTTATCTATGCCAGATTGAGTGGATTTGGCCAGTCTGGAAGATTCTCTAGAGTAGCCGGCCATGACATCAACTATTTGGCTTTGTCAG GTGGAAGGAAGCGCATATCTGAGTTCTTTTCTGTGGAAATCTCAAAAAACAGGACTGTGGGAACAGCCTCGAGGACAGAACTTACTAGATGGTGGAGCACCTTTCTACACAACTTACAAGACAGCAGATGGGGGGTTCATGGCTGTTGGAGCGTTAGAGCCCCAGTTCTACAAGCTGCTGATCAAAGGTAA
- the C1QTNF3 gene encoding complement C1q tumor necrosis factor-related protein 3 isoform X1: MGAVLPRGGGLLPLWHACSLIYYTPKYKTSQPAAARISSPGIYRDAPLSSPGGSGALLRIMLGRQLVSWHLLALLFLPFCLCQDEYMEVSGRPNKVVARIVQSHQQTGRSGSRREKVRERSHPKTGTVDNNTSTDLKSLRPDELPHPEVDDLAQITPFWGQSPQTGGLPPDCSKCCHGEYSFRGYQGPPGPPGPPGIPGNHGNNGNNGATGHEGAKGEKGDKGDLGPRGERGQHGPKGEKGYPGIPPELQIAFMASLATHFSNQNSGIIFSSVETNIGNFFDVMTGRFGAPVSGVYFFTFSMMKHEDVEEVYVYLMHNGNTVFSMYSYETKGKSDTSSNHAVLKLAKGDEVWLRMGNGALHGDHQRFSTFAGFLLFETK; this comes from the exons ATGGGGGCTGTCCTGCCCCGGGGAGGAGGGCTGCTTCCCCTCTGGCATGCCTGCAGCCTTATTTATTACACACCAAAGTATAAAACCTCCCAGCCGGCTGCGGCTCGCATCTCCAGCCCTGGCATTTACCGCGACGCCCCGCTGTCGTCTCCAGGAGGCTCTGGGGCTCTGTTGAGAATCATGCTCGGGAGGCAGCTCGTCTCCTGGCACCTGCTGGCTTTGCTTTTCCTCCCATTTTGCCTCTGTCAAGATGAGTACATGGAGGTGAGCGGAAGACCTAATAAAGTAGTGGCGAGAATAGTGCAAAGCCACCAGCAGACTGGCCGTAGCGGCTCCAggagggagaaagtgagagagcggAGCCATCCTAAAACGGGGACTGTGGATAATAACACTTCTACAGACCTAAAATCCCTGAGACCAGATGAGCTACCGCACCCCGAGGTAGATGACCTAGCCCAGATCACCCCATTCTGGGGCCAG TCTCCACAAACCGGAGGGCTGCCCCCAGACTGCAGCAAGTGTTGCCATGGAGAGTACAGTTTCCGAGGCTACCAAGGCCCCCCGGGGCCCCCTGGACCCCCTGGCATCCCAG GAAACCACGGGAACAATGGCAATAATGGAGCCACTGGCCATGAAGGGGCCAAAGGTGAGAAAGGAGACAAAGGTGACCTTGGGCCACGAGGTGAAAGAGGGCAGCATGGCCCCAAGGGAGAAAAGGGCTACCCGGGGATTCCTCCAGAACTGCAG ATTGCATTCATGGCTTCTCTGGCGACCCACTTCAGCAACCAGAATAGCGGGATCATCTTCAGCAGCGTGGAGACCAACATCGGAAACTTCTTTGATGTCATGACTGGTAGATTTGGGGCCCCGGTATCAG GTGTGTATTTCTTCACCTTCAGCATGATGAAGCACGAGGATGTTGAAGAAGTGTATGTGTACCTCATGCACAATGGCAATACAGTGTTCAGCATGTACAG cTATGAAACAAAGGGGAAGTCAGATACATCCAGCAACCATGCAGTACTGAAGCTGGCTAAAGGGGATGAGGTTTGGCTGAGAATGGGCAATGGCGCTCTTCATGGGGACCACCAGCGCTTCTCTACCTTTGCAGGCTTCCTCCTCTTTGAAACCAAGTGA